From the genome of Dickeya aquatica, one region includes:
- the rapZ gene encoding RNase adapter RapZ: MVLMIVSGRSGSGKSVALRALEDMGFYCVDNLPVVLLPELAHSLAERNISAAVSIDVRNMPESPDVLEHALTRLPQSFSPQLLFLDADRNTLIRRYSDTRRLHPLSSKNLSLESAIDEESDLLEPLRSRADLIIDTSEMSVHELAEMLRTRLLGKRERELTMVFESFGYKHGIPIDADYVFDVRFLPNPHWDPKLRPMTGLDKPVAAFLDRHTEVHNFIYQTRSYLELWLPMLETNNRSYLTVAIGCTGGKHRSVYIAEQLADYFRSRGKNVQSRHRTLEKRKS, from the coding sequence ATGGTGCTGATGATTGTCAGTGGTCGTTCAGGTTCAGGAAAATCCGTCGCCCTGCGTGCACTGGAAGACATGGGGTTCTATTGTGTCGATAACCTGCCGGTGGTGCTGTTGCCAGAGCTGGCACATTCGCTGGCAGAGAGAAACATTTCTGCCGCCGTCAGTATTGATGTGCGCAACATGCCGGAAAGCCCGGATGTGCTGGAGCACGCGCTGACGCGCTTGCCGCAAAGTTTTTCGCCCCAATTGCTGTTCCTTGACGCCGATCGCAATACGTTAATCCGTCGCTACAGCGACACGCGTCGTCTGCACCCGCTTTCCAGCAAGAACCTGTCGCTGGAAAGCGCGATTGACGAAGAGAGCGATTTGCTCGAGCCGCTGCGCTCACGCGCCGACCTGATTATCGACACCTCAGAAATGTCGGTGCATGAGCTGGCCGAAATGCTGCGCACCCGGTTACTGGGCAAGCGCGAGCGCGAATTGACGATGGTGTTTGAATCATTCGGCTACAAACACGGCATCCCGATTGATGCCGACTACGTGTTTGACGTGCGCTTTTTGCCTAACCCGCACTGGGACCCGAAACTGCGCCCGATGACCGGGCTGGATAAACCGGTGGCGGCGTTTCTTGACCGGCACACCGAAGTCCACAATTTCATCTACCAGACGCGCAGCTATCTGGAGCTGTGGCTGCCGATGCTCGAAACCAACAACCGCAGCTATCTGACCGTTGCTATCGGTTGTACCGGTGGCAAACATCGCTCGGTGTACATTGCCGAACAGCTGGCAGACTACTTCCGCTCCCGTGGCAAAAACGTGCAGTCGCGCCACCGCACACTGGAAAAACGTAAATCATGA
- the hpf gene encoding ribosome hibernation promoting factor, whose product MQLNITGHHVEITDALREFVTAKFAKLEQYFDRINQVHVVLKVEKILHIADATLHVNGGELHATSEADDMYAAIDLLIDKLARQLNKHKDKLKQH is encoded by the coding sequence ATGCAGCTTAACATTACCGGACACCACGTTGAGATAACCGATGCTCTGCGCGAGTTTGTCACCGCAAAGTTTGCCAAACTTGAGCAATACTTTGATCGTATCAATCAGGTGCATGTGGTACTAAAAGTGGAAAAGATCCTGCACATTGCGGATGCCACTTTACATGTCAATGGTGGAGAGCTGCATGCAACGTCGGAAGCGGATGATATGTATGCCGCTATCGATCTGTTGATCGATAAGCTGGCAAGACAGTTAAACAAACATAAGGATAAACTGAAACAGCACTAA
- the ptsN gene encoding PTS IIA-like nitrogen regulatory protein PtsN, giving the protein MNNESVMQLSAVLRKECTRSAVHCQSKKRALEIISELAARQLNLPPQMVFEAILTRERMGSTGIGSGIAIPHGKLEDENTLGAVGVFIQLEQPIAFDAIDNQPVDLLFALLVPAEQCKTHLHTLSLVAKRLADKTVCRRLRAAQSDEELYQIMTESDSQASS; this is encoded by the coding sequence ATGAACAACGAGTCCGTTATGCAACTCAGCGCCGTGCTCCGTAAAGAGTGCACACGTAGCGCCGTACACTGCCAAAGCAAAAAGCGCGCGCTGGAAATCATCAGCGAACTGGCTGCCAGACAGCTCAACCTGCCACCACAAATGGTGTTTGAAGCCATCCTGACCCGCGAGCGCATGGGCAGTACCGGTATCGGCAGCGGTATCGCGATACCTCATGGCAAACTGGAAGATGAGAATACCCTGGGAGCGGTCGGCGTTTTTATTCAGTTAGAGCAGCCTATCGCGTTTGACGCCATTGATAATCAGCCGGTTGATTTGCTTTTTGCCTTGCTGGTTCCTGCTGAACAATGTAAAACCCATTTGCATACCTTATCGCTGGTCGCCAAACGGCTGGCGGATAAAACCGTGTGTCGCCGTCTGCGCGCAGCGCAAAGCGACGAAGAGCTATATCAAATCATGACGGAGTCAGACTCGCAGGCGTCGTCCTGA
- the npr gene encoding PTS phosphocarrier protein NPr, whose product MTVRQTVEVKNRLGMHARPAMKLFELVQSFDAEVLLRNDSGTEADASSVIAMLMLDSAKGRHIEIEVTGPDEEQALAAIITLFEAGFDED is encoded by the coding sequence ATGACCGTCAGGCAAACCGTCGAAGTGAAAAATCGGCTGGGGATGCACGCCCGCCCGGCGATGAAACTGTTTGAGCTGGTACAAAGCTTTGATGCTGAAGTGTTGCTGCGCAACGACAGCGGCACGGAGGCGGATGCCAGCAGCGTTATTGCCATGCTGATGCTGGACTCAGCCAAAGGCAGGCATATCGAAATTGAAGTCACCGGCCCGGATGAAGAGCAGGCACTGGCAGCTATCATCACGCTGTTTGAGGCCGGTTTCGACGAAGATTAA